One genomic region from Chloroflexota bacterium encodes:
- a CDS encoding HAMP domain-containing sensor histidine kinase: MPLRLRFAIWNATIIVGAICLLSALTYALEARSLAEDIDESLQSQAHNLTTVYQARATLPPRARERVVPQPSVFSAPAFYVQILDSDGGIVERSDSLGDRRLPLRATTLARARDGEDVFETIKIEGQNVRLFTTSLDEAQEEGLGFIQVARSLEAPEDALSFLRSTLFVAGAVLLVISVGVAWLLAGISLRPIGRITQAARDIALSGRLDRRLPPEGSRDEIARLVDTFNHMMNRIDSAFAAQRRFVADASHELRTPLTTIRGNLELLRRSGAVVRPEMVDALDDVTAEAARMSRLVHGLLALARADAGQALDRSPVRLDEVLRTVHREAQALPHRVAIELDRVDPVEVLGNADALKQLLLILVENSVKYTEEGAVALSLIREDGTAALRVRDTGSGIAPDDLPHIFERFYRSPTSRASGGTGLGLAIAQWIAAEHDATISVDTRLGEGTTFLIRLGAISLLARAEGEQASAGLPPENARQPSRALHTP; this comes from the coding sequence ATGCCGCTCCGCCTCCGGTTCGCCATCTGGAATGCCACGATTATCGTGGGCGCGATCTGCCTCCTCAGCGCACTCACCTACGCCCTCGAGGCACGCAGCCTCGCCGAAGACATCGACGAATCGCTGCAGTCGCAGGCGCACAACCTCACGACCGTGTACCAGGCGCGCGCGACGCTGCCGCCGCGCGCCCGCGAGCGCGTGGTGCCCCAGCCGAGCGTCTTCTCCGCGCCCGCGTTCTACGTCCAGATCCTCGACTCTGACGGGGGGATCGTCGAGCGCAGCGACTCGCTGGGGGATCGCCGTCTGCCGCTCCGGGCGACCACGCTGGCTCGGGCCCGCGATGGCGAGGACGTTTTCGAGACGATAAAGATCGAGGGTCAGAACGTCCGACTCTTTACGACGTCCCTGGATGAGGCGCAGGAGGAAGGGCTCGGATTCATCCAGGTCGCCCGGTCCCTCGAAGCGCCGGAGGACGCCCTCAGCTTCTTGCGCAGCACGCTCTTCGTGGCGGGCGCCGTGCTGCTGGTGATCTCCGTCGGGGTCGCTTGGCTCCTCGCAGGCATTTCGCTGCGGCCCATCGGCCGCATCACCCAGGCTGCCCGGGACATCGCCCTGTCGGGCCGCCTCGACCGCCGACTCCCGCCGGAGGGAAGTCGCGATGAGATCGCCCGGCTGGTCGACACCTTTAACCACATGATGAACCGCATCGACAGCGCCTTTGCGGCCCAGCGCCGATTCGTCGCCGACGCTTCCCACGAGCTGCGTACGCCGTTGACCACGATTCGCGGCAACCTCGAGCTGCTGCGGCGGAGCGGTGCAGTCGTCCGGCCAGAGATGGTCGACGCGCTGGACGACGTCACGGCCGAAGCGGCCCGAATGTCGCGCCTCGTGCACGGGCTCCTGGCGTTGGCGCGCGCCGACGCGGGTCAGGCGCTCGATCGGTCGCCGGTGAGGCTCGACGAGGTCCTCCGGACGGTCCATCGCGAGGCCCAGGCGCTGCCCCATCGGGTCGCCATCGAGCTGGACCGCGTGGATCCGGTGGAAGTGTTGGGCAACGCGGACGCGCTCAAGCAGCTCCTCCTGATTCTCGTGGAGAACAGTGTCAAGTACACAGAGGAAGGAGCGGTGGCCCTAAGCCTGATCCGCGAGGATGGGACCGCGGCGCTTCGCGTGCGCGATACGGGCTCCGGCATCGCGCCGGACGATCTCCCCCACATTTTCGAGCGCTTCTATCGGTCACCCACGAGCCGAGCCAGCGGCGGGACCGGCCTGGGGCTGGCGATCGCCCAGTGGATCGCTGCCGAGCACGATGCGACGATCAGTGTCGATACGCGGCTGGGCGAGGGAACCACGTTCTTGATCCGACTTGGCGCCATTTCGCTCCTGGCGCGAGCCGAGGGCGAGCAGGCGTCCGCCGGGCTCCCTCCCGAGAACGCGCGGCAACCGAGCCGGGCCCTTCACACGCCTTAG
- a CDS encoding cysteine synthase family protein — protein MLETIGRTPMVELKRFSPKEGVRIFAKLEGHNPTGSVKDRIALRMVQEAERQGRIQPGATLIEPTSGNTGISLAMVCRVLGYRFIAVMPENVSEERRHILQAFGSEVVLTDGSRGSNGAIEVAQRMAAAQPEYVMLYQYGNPANPLAHYDTTAPEILEAVPTVTAFVAGLGTGGTLMGVSRRLKEHDERIQVIAAEPNLGDLVQGLRNLDEGFVPPILDLAMLDRKMVVSSESGIRFTKELVAREGIFAGISSGAALSCAVRVGQRLDRGDVVVLFADSGWKYLSTQVWTKDVEQASVDLSTQLLW, from the coding sequence ATTCTCGAGACCATCGGGCGGACGCCGATGGTCGAGCTGAAGCGGTTCTCGCCCAAGGAGGGCGTTCGGATCTTCGCGAAGCTCGAGGGGCACAACCCGACGGGCAGCGTGAAAGACCGCATTGCCCTCCGGATGGTGCAAGAGGCAGAGCGCCAGGGGCGGATTCAGCCGGGCGCCACCCTCATTGAGCCCACCAGTGGAAACACCGGCATCTCCCTCGCCATGGTGTGCCGCGTCCTCGGCTATCGGTTCATCGCGGTGATGCCCGAGAACGTGAGCGAGGAGCGACGTCACATTCTTCAGGCGTTTGGGTCCGAAGTGGTGCTCACCGACGGATCGCGCGGCTCGAACGGCGCCATCGAGGTCGCGCAGCGGATGGCGGCGGCCCAGCCCGAATACGTCATGCTTTACCAGTACGGCAATCCGGCAAACCCTCTGGCGCACTACGACACCACCGCGCCGGAGATTCTCGAAGCCGTTCCGACCGTGACGGCGTTCGTGGCGGGCCTCGGTACCGGCGGCACGTTGATGGGCGTGTCGCGCCGCCTCAAGGAGCACGACGAGCGCATCCAGGTGATCGCCGCGGAGCCGAACCTGGGAGACCTGGTCCAGGGGCTCCGCAATCTCGACGAGGGCTTCGTTCCCCCGATTCTCGACCTCGCGATGCTGGACCGAAAGATGGTCGTCTCCAGTGAGAGCGGGATTCGATTCACCAAGGAGTTGGTGGCGCGAGAGGGTATTTTCGCCGGCATCTCCTCGGGCGCGGCGCTCTCCTGCGCCGTCCGGGTCGGTCAGCGCCTCGACCGCGGCGACGTGGTCGTGCTGTTCGCCGATAGCGGATGGAAGTATTTGAGCACGCAGGTCTGGACCAAGGACGTCGAGCAGGCCAGCGTCGACCTCAGTACGCAGCTCCTCTGGTAG
- a CDS encoding response regulator transcription factor, whose product MTANILVVDDDPKITQLLKRALSLEGYAVQTASSGASGLEEARARRPDLVVLDILMPGMDGLEVCRELRSSGDTPVLLLTAKDEVADRVRGLDSGADDYLVKPFALEELLARIRALLRRHDVAVGETLRFADVVLDLSSRTARRGDREIVLSTTEFELLHYFMSHPRRVVSREAILQAVWGPEFDRPTNVVDVYVGYLRAKLEGQGEQRLLQTVRGAGYVLREPR is encoded by the coding sequence ATGACTGCAAATATCCTGGTGGTCGACGACGATCCCAAGATCACCCAGCTTCTGAAGCGGGCTCTCAGCCTCGAAGGATACGCCGTCCAGACCGCGAGCTCCGGCGCCTCCGGGCTCGAAGAAGCGCGCGCTCGTCGTCCGGACCTCGTGGTTCTCGACATTCTCATGCCCGGCATGGATGGGCTCGAGGTCTGCCGTGAGCTCCGGAGCAGCGGCGACACGCCGGTGCTCCTCCTGACGGCGAAAGACGAAGTGGCTGATCGCGTCCGGGGTCTCGACAGCGGCGCGGACGACTACCTGGTCAAGCCGTTCGCCCTGGAAGAGCTGTTGGCGCGCATTCGTGCGCTGCTTCGTCGGCACGACGTGGCGGTCGGGGAGACGTTGCGGTTCGCCGACGTCGTGCTGGACCTGAGCTCGCGCACCGCGCGACGGGGGGATCGCGAGATCGTCCTTTCGACGACCGAGTTCGAGCTGCTTCACTATTTCATGAGCCATCCCCGCCGCGTGGTCTCGCGCGAGGCCATTCTTCAGGCGGTGTGGGGACCCGAGTTCGATCGCCCCACCAACGTGGTCGACGTCTACGTCGGCTACCTGCGCGCGAAGCTCGAGGGGCAGGGCGAGCAACGGCTGCTGCAAACGGTGCGCGGAGCCGGCTACGTCTTGCGAGAGCCGCGCTGA
- a CDS encoding M67 family metallopeptidase has product MVQLSQAQIDAITRHAQEQPDEEVCGVLGGRTNRVESVHRARNVAEMRRTRFEMDSRDIFSSIRAIESAGMELIGFYHSHTHTQAYPSPTDVAMWTATWGTDALCFICSLMEPDRPVLRAFWIDDAGSISEEPITVDG; this is encoded by the coding sequence ATGGTGCAGCTCAGCCAGGCCCAGATCGACGCCATCACGCGGCATGCGCAGGAGCAGCCCGATGAGGAAGTGTGCGGCGTGCTCGGGGGGCGCACGAATCGCGTGGAGTCGGTCCACCGTGCCCGCAACGTGGCGGAGATGCGGCGGACCCGATTCGAGATGGACTCGCGGGACATCTTCTCATCCATTCGGGCCATCGAGAGCGCCGGGATGGAGCTGATCGGCTTCTACCACTCCCATACACATACGCAGGCGTATCCGTCACCCACCGACGTCGCGATGTGGACCGCGACGTGGGGTACCGACGCGCTGTGCTTCATCTGCTCGCTCATGGAGCCGGACCGCCCCGTCCTGCGCGCATTTTGGATCGACGATGCGGGCTCCATCTCCGAAGAGCCGATCACCGTCGACGGCTGA
- a CDS encoding sulfatase — protein MLRTIWIGFTRGLLLGLIGGLLAGGIEALSIIRDAPSARAALNEAALYAIVVNGLACAGITAVIASALAVVLRLMRRQVSARTGDALFVSAAAVTTMFAVGSVWAFRANGADRSAGIPLPQLFLILVISLGFGAVVQWLARGYATALLSSVRRVATLGIVGTIVLGAVFPVQVVLEARESASMRDETVDAMQPADVDALQVDPSVDLTNALAMRFVRRGARPQTEPNVLLITVDALRADHLGFCGNDEMRTPWLDMLASYSVVSCTTYTEQPQTNPALASLMTSTYPAVNGVRRHMVDRLSDSFDTLAKELKRHGFTTAAVLPWTSLEPAFSGFQQGFETYEAFVLNEPEAMKNPATAALAGVYRRVTEQVALGGAVESVLGMRQGTEAEIDGRADLSASATISWLKSHGDEHFFLWVHFFDPHYPWTAPEPWDQLYDGGRDYDGPYDGGMGFVYEMRAGVFNPTPRDVEFLRAMYASEVSYTDHYIGQVLGYMGRQGMLDNTIVVVTADHGESLGERGTSWTDGMYWLHGDDVYTPGIQVPLVIYDPRSTRGHQVLTAPIQHIDIMPTILDLLDLPRPAQAQGRSIVPLMRGAEDGSDRVAITVLGDDSQVAINAADGWKLIVNRETGERELYNIDTDPKEARNLITDAPLMASALERRLDSWAQANHVAVAIRSSDDAGGL, from the coding sequence GTGCTGCGAACAATTTGGATCGGATTCACTCGCGGCCTCCTCCTGGGGCTCATCGGGGGGCTTCTGGCTGGGGGAATCGAGGCGCTTTCCATCATCCGCGACGCGCCGTCCGCGCGCGCTGCTCTGAATGAGGCGGCCCTGTATGCAATCGTCGTCAATGGCCTGGCATGCGCAGGGATTACGGCGGTCATCGCGTCGGCGCTCGCGGTCGTACTCCGGCTCATGCGCCGACAAGTCAGCGCCCGAACGGGAGACGCGCTCTTCGTGAGCGCCGCCGCGGTGACGACGATGTTCGCCGTCGGCAGTGTCTGGGCGTTTCGCGCGAACGGCGCGGACCGAAGCGCCGGCATTCCGCTGCCGCAGCTCTTCCTCATTCTGGTCATCTCGCTCGGGTTCGGTGCCGTGGTCCAGTGGCTCGCCCGGGGCTACGCCACCGCGTTGCTATCCTCCGTTCGGCGCGTGGCAACGCTCGGGATTGTCGGCACCATCGTGCTGGGCGCCGTGTTCCCCGTTCAGGTCGTGCTGGAGGCGCGCGAAAGCGCCAGCATGCGCGACGAAACCGTCGACGCAATGCAGCCGGCCGACGTCGACGCTCTCCAGGTCGATCCGTCCGTGGATCTCACCAACGCCCTCGCCATGCGCTTCGTTCGGCGAGGCGCCCGCCCGCAGACGGAGCCGAATGTGCTGTTGATCACGGTGGACGCCCTTCGCGCCGATCATCTGGGCTTCTGCGGAAACGACGAGATGCGGACACCCTGGCTGGACATGCTCGCCAGCTACTCGGTGGTCTCGTGTACGACGTACACGGAGCAGCCGCAGACGAACCCCGCGCTCGCGTCGCTCATGACGTCGACCTACCCCGCCGTCAACGGCGTCCGCCGGCACATGGTGGACCGCCTCTCGGACTCGTTCGATACGCTGGCGAAAGAGCTGAAACGCCACGGATTCACTACAGCCGCCGTGCTCCCATGGACGAGTCTCGAGCCCGCTTTTTCCGGATTTCAGCAGGGCTTCGAGACGTACGAGGCCTTCGTCTTGAACGAGCCGGAGGCGATGAAGAACCCGGCGACGGCCGCGCTGGCGGGCGTATATCGGCGCGTGACCGAGCAGGTCGCCCTGGGTGGGGCCGTCGAGTCGGTGCTAGGGATGCGCCAGGGAACGGAGGCGGAGATCGATGGGCGCGCGGACCTCTCCGCTTCGGCGACGATCAGTTGGCTGAAGAGCCACGGCGACGAACACTTCTTCCTTTGGGTCCACTTTTTCGACCCGCACTATCCGTGGACCGCACCCGAGCCCTGGGACCAGCTCTACGACGGCGGTCGCGATTACGACGGCCCCTACGATGGTGGGATGGGGTTCGTGTACGAGATGCGCGCGGGCGTATTCAATCCGACGCCGCGCGACGTCGAGTTTCTGCGAGCCATGTACGCGTCCGAGGTGAGCTACACCGACCACTACATCGGCCAGGTGCTGGGGTACATGGGCCGCCAGGGCATGCTGGACAACACCATCGTCGTGGTGACCGCGGACCACGGCGAGAGCCTTGGCGAGCGCGGGACGTCGTGGACCGACGGGATGTACTGGCTCCACGGCGACGACGTCTACACCCCGGGGATTCAGGTGCCGCTCGTAATCTACGATCCCCGCTCCACACGCGGGCATCAGGTGCTCACCGCGCCGATCCAGCACATCGACATCATGCCAACGATTCTGGACCTGTTGGACCTTCCCAGGCCGGCCCAGGCACAAGGGCGGAGCATCGTCCCCCTGATGCGGGGAGCGGAGGACGGTTCCGACCGTGTGGCCATTACGGTGCTTGGCGACGATTCGCAAGTCGCCATCAACGCGGCGGACGGATGGAAGCTCATCGTCAACCGCGAGACGGGCGAGCGCGAGCTGTACAACATCGACACGGACCCTAAGGAGGCACGCAATCTCATTACCGATGCGCCATTGATGGCGTCCGCTCTCGAACGACGCCTGGATTCGTGGGCCCAGGCCAACCACGTGGCCGTCGCCATCCGCTCCAGCGACGACGCGGGAGGTCTGTGA
- a CDS encoding ubiquitin-like small modifier protein 1 — translation MSVEVRVPTVLRKHTGGARVVQSQGSTVAAVIDDLDRQFPGIKGELVNEAGQMRQFVNVYVNDEDIRYLQRLDTTVADGDQVAILPAVAGGC, via the coding sequence ATGAGTGTGGAAGTGCGTGTTCCCACGGTTCTGCGAAAGCACACCGGCGGGGCGCGAGTGGTGCAGTCCCAAGGATCGACCGTCGCGGCGGTGATCGACGATCTCGATCGTCAGTTCCCCGGCATCAAAGGCGAGCTGGTCAACGAAGCGGGCCAGATGCGCCAGTTCGTCAACGTCTACGTCAACGACGAGGACATTCGCTATCTCCAGCGGCTGGATACGACGGTCGCCGATGGCGATCAGGTGGCCATCCTTCCCGCCGTCGCGGGCGGCTGCTGA
- the moeB gene encoding molybdopterin-synthase adenylyltransferase MoeB, producing the protein MAVELHGAGTRTLTLDQIRRYQRQIIMPEVGSVGQRKLLEASVLLIGAGGLGSPAALYLGAAGVGTLGIVDFDAVDLSNLHRQVLHGHSDVGRPKVESAADTLREINPDVKIAAFNEPITSDNAFRIMGDFDIVVNGSDNFPTRYLVNDSCVFLKKPLVDGSIFRFEGQATTYLPGRGCYRCVFPEPPPPGAVPSCADAGVLGVLPGIVGSIQALEAIKLILGQGEPLVNRMLIFDSLEMEFRQVKLRRDPSCPVCGDEPTITELIDYEAFCGGPAASALS; encoded by the coding sequence ATGGCTGTCGAGCTGCATGGAGCCGGGACGCGAACGCTGACGTTGGACCAGATTCGCCGCTACCAGCGGCAAATCATCATGCCGGAGGTCGGGAGCGTTGGCCAGCGCAAGCTGCTCGAGGCGAGCGTCCTGCTGATCGGCGCTGGTGGCCTCGGGTCGCCAGCCGCGCTGTACCTGGGCGCCGCGGGGGTTGGAACGCTGGGCATCGTCGATTTCGACGCGGTCGACCTGTCGAATCTCCATCGACAGGTGCTTCATGGCCACAGCGATGTGGGACGGCCAAAGGTCGAGTCCGCCGCCGACACGCTGCGCGAGATCAACCCTGATGTCAAGATCGCGGCGTTCAACGAGCCCATCACGTCCGACAATGCCTTTCGCATCATGGGTGACTTCGACATCGTGGTCAATGGCTCGGACAACTTCCCGACTCGGTACCTGGTCAATGACTCGTGCGTTTTTCTGAAGAAGCCCCTTGTCGATGGCAGCATCTTTCGGTTCGAAGGCCAGGCGACGACCTACCTACCCGGACGCGGCTGCTATCGGTGCGTATTTCCGGAGCCTCCGCCACCGGGCGCGGTCCCGAGCTGCGCCGACGCCGGCGTCCTGGGCGTTCTGCCGGGGATCGTCGGGTCGATCCAGGCGCTGGAGGCGATCAAGCTCATCCTGGGCCAGGGAGAGCCGCTGGTGAATCGCATGCTGATCTTCGATTCGCTGGAGATGGAGTTTCGCCAGGTGAAGCTCCGGCGCGATCCCAGCTGCCCGGTGTGCGGCGACGAGCCAACCATCACCGAGCTGATCGATTACGAGGCATTTTGCGGCGGCCCCGCGGCATCGGCGCTCAGCTGA
- a CDS encoding M23 family metallopeptidase, which translates to MSVAAGLAATPAPEPSPAAGAPLTGYHLPWRAGDTAIVTQIDNASTDHVDQVDFILDDGDVYAAKPGTVVYVKQSSNAGCQYPPRLSECWRKANAIVIKHGPNEYSWYVHIAYRSATVSVGQDVGYGTPIARQGSTGYTCNADCSGPGPHLHFMVSRAHDVGSHCDAFGCWPDPNDPDDVAWGVDMVPVDFAEAGWIDLAPGQRYRSTNAVANAAPIPSPNASGAAMTNPVDPLGSSVDAENRSR; encoded by the coding sequence GTGTCCGTTGCGGCCGGCCTTGCCGCCACTCCCGCGCCCGAGCCGTCGCCCGCCGCCGGAGCGCCGCTCACCGGCTACCACCTCCCCTGGCGCGCCGGAGACACCGCCATCGTGACCCAGATCGACAATGCGAGCACCGACCACGTCGATCAGGTCGACTTCATCCTGGACGACGGGGACGTGTACGCGGCGAAGCCGGGGACCGTGGTGTACGTGAAGCAGAGCAGCAACGCTGGATGTCAATATCCACCGCGCCTCTCTGAGTGCTGGCGCAAAGCCAATGCCATCGTCATCAAGCACGGCCCCAACGAGTACTCGTGGTACGTGCACATCGCGTACCGAAGCGCGACCGTCTCGGTGGGGCAGGACGTCGGGTACGGGACGCCGATCGCCAGGCAGGGATCGACCGGCTACACCTGCAATGCGGACTGTAGCGGCCCTGGCCCTCACCTGCACTTCATGGTGTCGAGGGCGCACGATGTGGGATCGCATTGTGATGCGTTCGGGTGCTGGCCGGACCCAAACGATCCGGACGACGTCGCCTGGGGGGTCGATATGGTCCCGGTCGACTTCGCCGAGGCCGGGTGGATAGACCTGGCGCCCGGGCAGCGCTATCGGTCCACGAATGCCGTGGCCAATGCCGCCCCCATTCCGAGCCCAAACGCATCCGGGGCTGCCATGACCAACCCGGTTGACCCTCTGGGTTCCTCAGTCGACGCCGAAAATCGTTCACGATGA